AGGAAGAACCATTGTCACCTGAGAACAGGACGGGAGAAAAGCACAATTCATTCAAGATAGGTTTGTgccatcatttatatttattacaagggACAATCACAATCTAAAACAACCAGTGTTGCTGCATGATACTTGTATTGTTTGTTTAACCCAATGTTTTACAACCTTATTTGAATCACTGCGCATATTGTACATGCACGGCATGCcaccaaacaaaaaatgtaacatttatagggtaattagctacctgctgccatctagtggaagagtatttAACTGTTCTGCCTGTCactactgaaaataatttatctttttttttctgaccaaTTAAGTGAAATTAGGTAACACCTGAcaatctctcatggcacacttaTGAGCTGCGGCACAGTGATTGGAAATCGCTGGTTTAACCTCTTAGTACTTAGTTATACTCAAATGTAATGCAGATCTAATGATTTTCTTGCCACCACCATGACAATGTACAGACATGGCAATTGGTTGCTCAGGCATTGAGAAGAAGTTATGAATGGGTTACTGTTTGGGGTCTTATTAACCCCCTTTCTGTCCACACTCAGGTCCTTTTTTTGCATAGTTACTGATTCTAAATCCCAGAGAAAATGACAGCCTATTAAAGGCTGTAGCATTGTCACATAGATCACATCCAGGttccatcaataaaaataaaaagcttttttctgcAGATGAACACTGCCATCTTCTGGTGATGTTCAGATCTGCAGTGCCATCTATTTAATAGTGTAACTATCCAATACAGTTACagtactaaaataataattttaaatatgttgttaATAAGATGATAAACATCATTTGggtatacaaataaaattgaatacaattatttttcattgaacAACACATGCTAAATTTGGGCTTGGCATCTAAACATCATTAAAAGATTAAGAGAATTTGGGTACTGAGTGAAGGGTAATAATTCGTACCAGTCAAACATAAACAACATTTGCCCAATCAATTAAAATATTCATactgttaaagcccaactccagcctaAACATGTTTAGCCTTCTATGTAAAGTGGAAAGGTTAAGTCTTTGTCCAGTTTCCATTGCTGTATTTGACCCCACAGATTCCCGTTTGGTCAATAGGCAAGGTGGAGAGTTGGACCCGTTAGTTTGGTTGTTCTCCTCTATTTGTTGGCTGGACCACCAGGGGGTCACCATAACCTCCATATGATAGAGGGAGAGAGCCACATCTATTTGAAGTCCAGTTAAGTCTTTATTGTTCccgtataacatttttttttgcctctatTGTTGGCCAGAATAAAGCGCTGAACGAGAGGAATCTGGCGAGACCGCAATGGATACTTTTTGTGGcaatcttttagattgtaagctttgggacagggtcctctccttctcatgtgtcactgtatctgtcatttacaacccctatttattatacagcactacatattatgtcggtgctatatttatactgtaataaagACTCACTGGACTTTTCAAATAGTTGTGTTGCCCTCTCCATCCAGTCCTTGAATGTGTGGTCACCAGCGACAAAGACAGCAGTATGAAGTCAATAGAAACTGTCCTGAATTAGGCTTCAAACAGAATCTGTGACTTTAGGTAATCATTATTTTTGCATATGGGAAGAATGTGACCTTCTACTCTTCCAATGCTGCAGTGCCCTAGCTTGAAAAGCCAATACAAGGCTAAAACACTGTCACATGGTAAGGAAAGAAGGTCATTGCCCTATGTAAGGGCCAATACACACAGagctacatttaaaatacattggaatattcatactttttttcagGGCCaattgtgtaatatataaatcCGGTTATATGTttccatttaaaatactttacacaAAATTGACAGAAGAGGGATTGGTGTTCAACCAAATAATGGTCTTACATTAATGTCTcttgcaaatagaaaaaaaaatgctaaaacacggtataaaaatatatatatagatatcacAATTTCCAGGCGTTCTTCATCATCAATACAAAGTAAACGTCGCTGTCGATTGAGGCGCTGACTCCAGAGTAATAGTTTAAAAATTCATCTTTTGTAACCTGGAACAAGAAATGCAGAGAAGAAAATGAGATCCGCCATGAGGAAGATAGGGGCTTTCATAAGGCTGATTTGTCATTATTTTCAAGGGGGGTTGAGGCTGATTTACATGCAGcttataacaaaatattagcCTGCTTTATCTGAGGGGGAGCTGTAGTATGAAATATATCAAAACTGCCCCTGATAACCTCCTTCTAAAAAACAGTTGTCTGTCTGTCTTTGGTTCAGTATTTTATGATAGCAATAAGAATGATTTTAGCAGCACTGGTAAGTCTTCTAAACCTAAATCCAAGAAGGATTCATTTACCCATATGTTATATTGCCATACAATGCAATAGCACTCTGAGCCTAGTGATGGCGCCACTGCAGTAAGACAGAGTTGGCTCTTAGTCACTCAGAGCTGTGGTCCACTCAGAAAGCTGAGGGCATCTAGTGGTGTAAAAGAGGTACTACAGCTCTGTATTGAAAGTGagaaaaggaaagcaaagaaaaaaaaatgtttttttatatattttattttaattgctggCCTGTAATTTATATTTGGCTGTTAGCTGTTCTTGTGCTTTAAACAGGGAATATAGCAAACATGTAAACAAACAGCTGCAATCTGCACTCAACAGAGCTTGTTCAAGCCACACTCAATCAGTAAACTTGGCTTTCGTGAGTTAGGAGATGAACTTTGTACTAGTAAAACTTTAAAGTTGTTTAACCTGTCATTATTCAGGTCTATGTTACATTGCATACTCTTGACACCACTGTCGAATTGGGCATAACACCCATTTCTCTGCCATTTCTGTGCCACAAAGATGATTCTTTTCATAGTTGTTTTGCATGTTCTAAGCCTCTAACCCTGAATCAGCATGTAATTAACACATGCATAGTCAGAATTcctgttttgtacatttgttccaggtcagtataCTAAGAATGGGAATACCAGATCTGTCTAGCAGGTAGTAGtacaggtaaaatataaatgcagCTGGTAAGACTGTCTTGGGGTGATGAGGCTTCTCCGTGTTGCATATTTTTAGTGTCTCTTGAAATATCCCCtttgaaaatattgcatatcTGACAAATGTGTAACACAGGTCAGTACAATCAGCTATTTTTTCAGTACCAGTTAATAATTGCTGTGCTTCAATTTGTCTGTATGGACATTTCATTGTAAATGTGATTTACTAAAGTGAAGGGAATGCAAATATCTGTGCCGGAAAATAAACAGTTATAAGCaaacttcttttacattttaataggaAATGGATAAAATGACTGTACTGTCTGAGTCTTagcttttatgttttagaaaCTATAGTCTACGGGTATCAATGTCAACTTGCATAGTGCATAGACAAGGAATTGACCATAGGTATTATTCTAGCTCACTGTtccttgacctttataacataggggaacccttaaaatatctttcaggtcttgggtagtgttggtcgaatatgtcactattcgatttgacggCTTTTTGATTGAATAGGCCAATATTGTTCCCTCCAGTTGATTAAAATCAAttagggggaaaatttgggttatttttcgggactgtgtagagctttttcagcctccaaatacatttaaaaagacatgtcaagactcccccagctctgcacaacactgtacaaggcaagaaaaaaatcaagaaggcgtactgaactcaaATGACCTCCCAATGGAGAATCTTTAttaagaggtcatatgagttcagtacgcctgcagtcacagcttatTGGAGGCACAAGCCTTGCACCCAcaagcctccaatcagctgtgaccacaggttcccacggtccaggtttCCACGGTccctgagctgtacttatcaatgatcattgataagtacagcccattgaccatgggaactttatttcaggtcagttactgtgaaaaaggtaagtaataggTAATAGGTCTATCTGAATaagaacagccatattcgagtcgaatataaggacaacccaaattcgaaaaCCAACACTACtcttgggaaacccctgctataattattatatccacagctcacagtacattagtgtgatggtcagtaggaagaatatctcTCACATTGAAAACAGATAACAGTTCTGAACAAAGCataataacatacaatatatcaCATAATGTGTTTATAGAAATAGGAGAATATATACCAGGCACAGCAAACTTCATAAATAAAGCCCATACcagaaagatttaaaaattacTGTTAGAGGAAAGCACCACAGCCACATCAATTAAAACAGCAACAAAGGTTAGTAAGAAGAATTAGATATTACATTAGATATTACAATTAGAATTATTACATATTAAAGTCTGGGTCTCCTTTAAGAAGtagaaatcctaaaataaaagaataatttgtatttttaagtcTGAAAGTATAATACTGCTCTTAGGGctgtattcataaaacagggaatctgacattccctcaaacattccctggtgccattgaaacacacggacctggaagattcccacaagtgaatgattgagagaatgtctgatttcGTTTTTCAAAAAGAGAGCTCTAAGTATTATCAGCTGATAGATAGCTGGTAGTGCTTGTATGTCCTATTATTAAAAGCaagatatataatttttttaaatgtttaggacTTAAAAACTGCAATTTGCATTTGggatttaaaaacacaattacctACCAAGTCTTTTAAAGAATATCTGTTTACAGGGTGCTGTAGCTCAAACTTCAATTTCCACAAAGCTAAATGAGTAATTGGGTAGTCAAAGGAGTAGGTCCTCATCCTTCCTCCATGTTTTGTTTAGCAAGGGGGGTTTATGAAGTTTTAATCAGAtacactggggctgatttattaaagctctccaaggctggagaggataaacgttcatcagcaaacttggaatttatctggtccaggattcaaaacatttgctagctaatactaaaatattttaggaaatacattccaggtttcctgtatcacccaggttcactggtgaaagtgtatcccctgCAGCCtcggacagctttaataaatcaggcccaaaggtagagaatttaggctgttcacttatcatgtaaggtgataattcacctacCTTAGTAAATGTAAGGATAATTCACATTGAAAGgaataccaaatcatgtgcaaggcaatctaaaacagtggttgccaaccagtggtcagtgagaaaaagtTTGGTAGTCAGCGGCTCTGGACGGTGTGCCCCCGAGCTGGATCacgagaaggaccctgctggcggAGCGCAcaagccagagctgcggaccacgtctgccatacaaatcccaggctcagggaagtgggcgggctgtgtccctggatctgaacctgtaatgggagagtggacggggttctggcatcatgacgtccctattggggaggtttctccccctttcagtgacacccggctccgtgcacatgcacggtccggagtcggTAATTTTAGTGCTCCatgggaccgaaaaggttggcgaccactgatctaaaatactatttttgttctttggatggttgaagtcagcagagcttcatcgcCTTTACTAAGCTAGGTAATATAATAGCCTTTGACAGGGAAGATCCCTTATTGATGTGGGAACAGCCTATAATCCTTTAGTAACTCAACCAGGattttttaaaggcaaatagCTTCTATTGTGCATATAACCCATACTGCTCTATAATAAATGGTTaagattacattttaaagcagaaccaaacttaACATAGAAAAATACGCCTGGATGCAGGGAATAAATTAATTCCCATACACCTGTGCAGGAGCTTTGCCAATTAGGTTGGCAGTGCCAGCGAAGGAGCAGGGACAGGagagtgtaatttaaaaattgctaTCAGGCACGTTTTATTTCAAAAAGGAGAATGCCTGTATtttcagcacggtggctcagtggttagcagtctggtctttgcagtgttgggtcccaggtttgaatctcagccaggacactatctgcacgcagtttgcaggttctccctgtgtttgtgtgagtttcctcccacattccaaaaacatgcagttaggttaagtgcTTTCccacaaaattgtccttagactgtatttttgacatatgagtatggtaaggatattagattatgagctcctttgagcgatAGCTAGTGACATaccaatggactttgtaaagtgctgtgtaatatgctggcgcttttgtaaatactgtgtaataatattctgcaataaatgacctgACTGCTCACAGTTTTTaggagtttagttctgtttttaagCGGAACTCCTACAGACATATTTGTAACACCCTTGCCAGATTGTGGGAGCTAAATGCTTACACGTTTGCTACCACTTCCAGGTTCGTAGTGGTTGTCAGTGGGTACCCAGAAACCATAAGAATGAGTTCTTTTCATGTTTATCTGCCCTAACAATCTGATGTAATTTAAATCATACTGCAaccattgaaaaaagtaaaaattgtattaattttcACCTTCTCACTAACCACCAAACATTTTGTCTAAACTTTTTTCCAACATAAGACATTTGTGCAACTTTTTCAGTTTTCACACATTACTACCCTGTCACTTTATTTTAGGGTATCCCCTGGATATGTACAGCTCAGAgatttttgacagatgaagacagcaatcaggcaggtgagtatgttttattgcacaagggacatcacctgtaacCTTCTGCAAGAAAGCCCTGCCAGACTGCTGATTTTGAAAACGaatatttagttctgcttgacCCACAGTATAAAGTCAGTATTTGTTCTGCTTGGCTGCTCTCTTTGTACGCAAAATACGCATACAATATTTTGGTAATGTCAGTGTTAGTCAGGAAGTGAATAACTAAAGAGCGTTGATTCAACACATgaccctaaaataaaatattacaactaAAACCAAAACATATTTAGCCATGGTTAGTAGGATTAGTGTCAGTGTCACACAAGCGTGCCCACACTCTTGACAATGACATAGGTGAAGGTGGGTTGGTGTCATATGTTAGTAATATAACATGTTGCTTGTTATTGAGGCCATACACTTATAGTCTCCAGGCGTTCTTCATCATGGTGATAAAATATACATCAGTATCGATTGATGCGCTAACCCCGGCATAGTAGTTTGTGAATTCATCCGGAGTCACCTGTTATGATCACAAGACAACAAAAAtgaagaaaccttttttttctctaaaaacttTTTCCCTGTTGGGTAGAAAAAGAACCCCTAGGGGAAAGAACAACTTGGGTGAAAAGACAGTTTGTTATGGTGAAATATTAGTGTAACTATGAAAACACAAATGAACAGTTTCATCATTATTTCTTTGCTGGTGGCATCCAACATAATACCTGTAAATTTAGAAAGGTAAAACCCCTGAAAGATTGTGGATACATTTCGATTTTTGCCTagaaaaaagctttaaacatcctattattttttacaaaaaaaactgagCAGAGCTTTCAGGGTGCCAAAAGATGGGACGGCCAGCGATGCTGTACAACCCAAATCTCTTGGTGACCACAGTGGGGTGTGTAGGGAGCTACACACAAAAAGCACAATGACAGTGATTTATAAAGGGGGAGATAAAAGTATGCACCTCCATTACCTAGGTCATTCACTAAGGGACAACAAATGATAGCTAAATCtgaaaagagaggagagaaagagagagaaagaaagagagaaaggaagaaagagagagagaaagaaagagagagagaaagaaagaaagagagagagaaagaaagaaagaaagagagagagaaagaaagaaagagagagagaaagaaagagagagagaaagaaagaaagagagaaagaaagagagagagaaagaaagaaagagagaaagaaagaaagaaagagagaaagaaagaaagaaagaagatagatctacatttttacaaaatatatatttagaaaaaaattcttACCTGTCCATCTTTATCATACGGTGAGTCAAAGTTATCTAGAAAGCTCCTAAAGACCTGATCTTCTGTCCACTCCCCATTCTGGTATTTTGGATGGTATTTTGCATTATACACTCCCCGTAAGTCCTCAATAGTTACAAGGCCATCTCCCGTTTTGTCGAGCTTCCTAAACGCCTGCATGATGATCTCTTTCCTTGCATTAGACATTGGCGGctggacagaaaacaaaaacagaaattgaaTATCTGCTATTAAAGAGACAGATGCCCCCCACCTACAATCGCCCCTCCAAAGGTCTTTTCTTCATCCTCAAACATACCCAGCTGCAGAGGTCTAAGCTGGGTTTGATATAAagcaaaattatctttttattataatacaaattgAATAAGCTTTAGTAAAAGCCTGTTCTTTTCAACTAACCTGATTGATAAACTAGCCATTATTGTCCCAATTGCACCCCCAGTTCTACCACCAAATTCAGTTCTTTGGTAAAGatcaggattaaaaatatatCCTTTGCCCCccacccctccaccaccaccaagCTAACCTTTCCCCCTCCTTCCCTACTCTACAGAACCAGAGGAATGGTTGGGGATCCAAATTATCACACAGGGGCAGGTGATTGAAAAGGTTAAGTGTACATACCCTTTAGGACAACCCTAGGAGTCCTACCCTATTTTTCAGATGCTAAAATTGCCTTGAGATATTTGCCCACCTATGACCACCCGCTGCAGCAAAGCCAATTATTACATATGCTAACTTTACCGGTCATTCCCTCATACTGTTACGCCATTAAAAACTATGTAATGGTAATACCTCCAGCAGAGAGGCAGAGTTAGGGACCCAAGAGTGGGGATTTCCACACGGAAGTCACCACGACACAGAGGGGCAGCTCATGACTAAGCTTGGCAGTGTCTATTCAAAATTGAGCACTGATGGGTAGATTGTCTATTTAAATAAGACAAAACATTGTCATAAGTTGACTTACCCTTAAAGTAACCAGGAATTCATCAAAGTCTATTGTTCCACTACCATCTTtgtcaaaaaagctgaaaagCTGTTGAGCTTCTGCTTTGTCTATCATCACTCCATAGTCATTCAGACCTTTAATAAACTCCTTGAAATCCAGGCTCCTGCTGTTATCATCATCCATGATCTTAAATACTCTGAAGAAATAAGTGAAATCACAAAAAACAACATGAGACATTTTGTTCTTACAATCAGTTCTTTCTTGAACAATGATcctgttttgtatgttttgcaaTTAGAAGCTTTTCCCCTTCTATGCTCATCTAAAAAATAATCTCTACCATAGGGATCTTACTGTTGGCTCTGGGTTCATGAGAAGGTAAAACCaaggcagtttcaccattccagGTACTTAAAAGTCTGTTCCTTTAAGTAGCGATCTGCATTAGGATATGGTGATCCAACATGGCTTGCACCTTGCTAGCTGCACAGTCACAGCCATAACTAGTACTAATACCTCTCagtgctgcccccattcattctccatggggctgcaaCAGGGAGATGCCTCCATACAGTGTCCCCTGAGAGGTAGCTGTTTATTGGCATGAAGAATcagtaaacacactgcaaccaTGGCCAATGTGAACATGTGAAGCCTTTcagtaataatggtgtggcaaatttTTTAACGCGCTTTGgaaattttggctttagttctCCTTTTAATATGACAAGTTCTGCTACAAAGCAGTAGAATCATGAAATATCAGACCTTCAGGGCCATGACATTCTTTGCAATTAAGAAAGTTTTATGAAATTTCATTGGCAATCTTTCTTACGTGATTCAGACGAGTTCAGGTAAAGGTACAGATGTTTGAAGCTCATTATTTTAGTACACATTGTTTGCACAAGGATAACAGATAACAAACACCAGGAAAAGGAAAGACTGGTAATATTGCTTTTTCAGTTAGCATTATTTGGCATTGgaatgtaaatgattttattaacattttgaaataaattgatCTTAGTGGTAAGATCttacaaattaggaaaaaaaatatttaactatttaacCTCCTAATAACCCTTAGTTAACCTTTATCagctctaaaaaaacattttagtgtcGATTTAGTGTAGTAAAActacttttaaagcaaaactaaaccctatTTATACTCACCTCTCCCTGGTCTGTCacggatgccgccatcttcttcctacttctcttccttgttctgatcttcagccatccttaCTGGCTGGGCTGGGTTAATGTAACTGGTTCATGTGGTCCCGGCAACTGCAGGGGCCAAATGGATGTGCTGGGAATCCCAGCAACCAACCCTGGGCTGTACAATTCAGCAATTTAGATTAGGATGttgaccaggcaggtaagaatgtttattgcagaagggatattgcctttACCTTTCTGCCCCTTTCTGCCCTGCcttattgccatttttaaagtggaacttaaagaAAGCCGAGGTTAtccccaaaaaaattatatttaactttgtcaccttaaagcgtacctaaattaaaaaatttcactttacataaaagggtagacaaccgttttatGTAGGCGCAAAAGGAGTCCTTTCGCCAAAATAACGCAGTAAgatgggcatttttttcccccttctacgtcacccgatctggcgccTGCATCatgtgacgtaggaagaagaaccctgaagaagaggagaagatggtggcacctagcGTGCCGGCCCGAAGATGGATAcggggacaacgcaggacccgatggaagaaacctctggaccgatcgactgttCTGCAGgaatgaaggtaagtgtgttttttttgttttgggtggtttTTGGGTTTACCTCCTTTTTAAGCAATGAGGGCCAAAgagtaaatgtaataattgctTTGGTGCATAGAAGCTTATAGAGGTACAAGAGCTAAAGTGGATAGGGAAAGACAGAGTggacttttataaaaataataaaattttaaataaaaaataaaaagtatataatataggtatatattataaatagtggATAAAATCTTCCACACTGAAACATGAAAAGGGCCAAAGTTACTGATGTCAGAACAACTGCTATATACGGGGGTAATGAAAGATGTGAATGGTGTGAAATGGACATGAATGTGAAGTGCCATTCCTTAAAAAAGGGGGTTATATCGGCTACATATCGGCTATGACATAAGCAACATGAAGCCTTTTTATAACCTTCATATCTCCGAAGTACATTACACTTTACAACACtactaaaagaaaggaaatcgATACCGACATTCTGACATGTACTGTCTGGAATACAGATTAATAATTGAAGGACACTTTTTACCTTTGTAGGTAAGAATCTAATTAGGATAACAGATATCTATCAAAGCAAATACATGGGAGGGAATACCAGCTTCTGTACAGCAATCCCTCACCTTTACATTCCTTACTTTATCACatgctccagaaaaaaaaattctgaacctAACACAAAGagctcaatttataaagcagtgaatctgacatttattgaaacattatCTGATTCTTCCAGATCACTTTTCTTCAACGGTTTGTGTCTGTGTTTGTTTCAGTGACTGCCAGATTCCCTGCtatataaacagacccctatgaTTGCCATAAACTGAATCCAAAACATGGGGGAATGTTGAGCCTCATAGGGTATTTTCTGGGCACCTCTGACCTCTCttactggacctgatttactaaagctttccaaggctggagaggatacactttcatcagtgaagctgggtgatccagcaaacctgcaatgaatttcctaaaagtcattagctatttgttagcaaatgttttcaatcctggacctgatccatttcaggtttgctggattacccaggttcactgatgaaagtgtatcttctccagccttggagagctttattaaaaaaaggccatATTCTTAGCATTCTGCTCACCTTCCTAATCCCTTGATCCCAGCGGAGCCCCTGGCCAGACATTGTAATCGGAGTTTTTCCAATGGATCTGTGCAGGTGCTCAGGTTCTTCTTGGCCTGCATGGCCATCTCACGGTCATGTCTTGCTGTACCCGCCATCTATAAGATGTGGGAGAAATCAGGAAGTTAGTTACTAATACAGCAGGAATCACTACAATATGACACCATCATAAATTAAAATCagacatttcctaaaataaaatgtagttttttattattaagcctttttttagaaaaatacaaagtattgtgATCAAGAATTTGGCGTATTTTGAATGGGGGGGACACCAGCAAACCTCTACATCACTATCACTGTGCTTTGTAACCATGGCTGGCAGGAAAATCTGTGACCCCGCTAGGTGGACTCACTTTTTCTATTACCGCCAGGACTAAATGAGAAGGGAAAGCCAACATTTTAGTGTCCTCAGAATAAGAGCTGAAGGTAAAACTTCTAATGGTGCCCTGGGAATATCTGTTCTGTTCACCACTATGGTATCTGGAAGGAAATTTTCCCTCACTTAAGAAATTACCTCTTCCTGTTGCATTtttgggacaggaaatgaaaggaattCTCCCAAAGAGACAGCAGAAATTTTTTGATGAGGGCGATCTATTCTATTCCCACTCTATacagagcttaaaaaaatatttttattttgcatacctATAAATTCACTACAG
This Pyxicephalus adspersus chromosome 6, UCB_Pads_2.0, whole genome shotgun sequence DNA region includes the following protein-coding sequences:
- the CAPSL gene encoding calcyphosin-like protein, producing the protein MAGTARHDREMAMQAKKNLSTCTDPLEKLRLQCLARGSAGIKGLGRVFKIMDDDNSRSLDFKEFIKGLNDYGVMIDKAEAQQLFSFFDKDGSGTIDFDEFLVTLRPPMSNARKEIIMQAFRKLDKTGDGLVTIEDLRGVYNAKYHPKYQNGEWTEDQVFRSFLDNFDSPYDKDGQVTPDEFTNYYAGVSASIDTDVYFITMMKNAWRL